Proteins from a genomic interval of Kitasatospora herbaricolor:
- a CDS encoding ATP-grasp domain-containing protein: MAHLLVIESWVGSMSRLLPRAVAEGGHRFSFLTRDLAHYLRHPPGEGPHPLLAAENILHAETNDPRTLLPHVERLHDALGFDGVVSSCDYYLPAVAAVAARLGLPGPHPDAVLAACRKDLTHDRLSAAGVPGARHALGRDWPATAAAARRIGYPLVLKPVDLCAGMYVRRIADEAQLADAHRALAAFPVNARGQRREPAVLLEELLTGPEVSVETVTAGGRTRVVGVTGKTVAGDPSFVETGHHFPADLDPALAAAAAGTAVAAVRALGLDQVVAHTELKLTPDGPRVIEVNPRPAGNRITELIRRVTGVDLAAACVDVALGREPGLAARPTGVQGAAIAFLVPDRDGELSHVEGAEHVRQDRSVLELELAGPGRVVRRATSNNDYLGHVMTTGAGGGEAGRRAAHLVDRLTVGYRTTAEVPA, translated from the coding sequence ATGGCACATCTACTGGTGATCGAGAGCTGGGTCGGCTCAATGAGCCGACTGCTGCCGAGGGCCGTCGCCGAGGGCGGTCACCGGTTCAGCTTCCTCACCCGCGACCTCGCGCACTACCTCCGCCACCCACCCGGTGAAGGCCCGCACCCGCTGCTCGCGGCCGAGAACATCCTCCACGCGGAGACCAACGACCCCCGGACGCTGCTCCCCCACGTCGAACGGCTGCACGACGCCCTCGGATTCGACGGCGTGGTCTCCTCCTGCGACTACTACCTCCCCGCGGTGGCCGCCGTCGCCGCCCGCCTGGGCCTGCCCGGCCCGCACCCCGACGCCGTGCTGGCCGCCTGCCGCAAGGACCTCACGCACGACCGACTCTCGGCCGCCGGCGTGCCCGGCGCCCGCCACGCCCTCGGCCGGGACTGGCCCGCCACGGCCGCCGCCGCCCGGCGGATCGGCTACCCCCTGGTGCTCAAACCGGTCGACCTGTGCGCCGGGATGTACGTCCGCAGGATCGCCGACGAGGCGCAACTCGCCGACGCCCACCGGGCCCTCGCGGCCTTCCCGGTCAACGCGCGCGGTCAGCGACGCGAGCCCGCCGTCCTCCTGGAGGAACTGCTCACCGGGCCCGAGGTCAGCGTCGAGACCGTCACCGCCGGCGGACGCACGCGCGTGGTCGGCGTGACCGGGAAGACCGTCGCCGGCGACCCCTCCTTCGTCGAGACCGGGCACCACTTCCCCGCCGACCTCGACCCCGCGCTCGCCGCCGCCGCGGCCGGCACCGCCGTCGCGGCCGTCCGGGCCCTCGGACTCGACCAGGTGGTCGCGCACACCGAACTCAAGCTCACCCCGGACGGCCCCCGGGTGATCGAGGTCAACCCGCGCCCGGCCGGCAACCGGATCACCGAACTGATCCGCCGGGTCACCGGCGTCGACCTGGCCGCCGCCTGCGTGGACGTCGCGCTCGGCCGCGAACCCGGGCTGGCCGCCCGCCCGACCGGCGTGCAGGGCGCCGCGATCGCCTTCCTCGTCCCGGACCGCGACGGCGAACTGAGCCACGTCGAGGGCGCGGAGCACGTCCGACAGGACCGGTCCGTGCTGGAACTGGAACTCGCCGGGCCCGGCCGGGTCGTGCGCCGGGCCACCAGCAACAACGACTACCTCGGGCATGTGATGACCACCGGCGCCGGCGGCGGCGAGGCCGGCCGGCGGGCCGCCCACCTGGTCGACCGGCTCACGGTGGGCTACCGGACCACGGCCGAGGTCCCGGCATGA
- a CDS encoding Rossmann-like domain-containing protein — protein sequence MSHLDPLLRRALAGGFGLDPAEQRVALAFTTTQAVRHQGRAGGYRNEVLGLRLGPAVGSCAVEPGTVGASILDDCAGAGLGELLAHPLPAVRVAALDALLMLARPHSPGNGAQPYPLPAGDPLAKSRARARAVVDLLPLRRVRNVLVVGVVNSLLEQLRGHGVGYLPCDLKGGTTEWGEPVHTDAVGRLGACDALLVSGMTLGNGSFDTFLDHARATGKPLVMFAQSGSAVLPQFLGRGVSAVCAEPYPFFWLDGGPGVVHRYGGPVRVRPSGGGR from the coding sequence ATGAGTCACCTGGACCCCCTCCTGCGCCGGGCCCTCGCGGGCGGCTTCGGCCTCGACCCGGCGGAGCAGCGCGTCGCCCTCGCCTTCACCACCACCCAGGCCGTCCGGCACCAGGGCCGGGCCGGCGGCTACCGCAACGAGGTGCTCGGCCTGCGGCTCGGCCCGGCGGTCGGCTCCTGCGCCGTCGAGCCCGGCACCGTCGGCGCCTCGATTCTGGACGACTGCGCGGGCGCCGGCCTCGGCGAACTGCTCGCCCACCCGCTGCCCGCCGTCCGGGTGGCGGCCCTGGACGCGCTGCTGATGCTGGCCAGGCCGCACTCCCCCGGCAACGGCGCCCAGCCGTACCCGCTGCCGGCCGGCGACCCGCTCGCCAAGTCCCGGGCCCGGGCGCGGGCCGTGGTGGACCTGCTGCCGCTGCGGCGGGTGCGGAACGTCCTGGTCGTCGGCGTGGTCAACTCCCTGCTGGAGCAGCTGCGCGGGCACGGCGTCGGCTACCTGCCCTGCGACCTCAAGGGCGGCACCACCGAGTGGGGCGAACCCGTGCACACCGACGCCGTCGGCCGGCTCGGCGCCTGCGACGCGCTGCTGGTCTCCGGGATGACGCTGGGCAACGGCAGTTTCGACACCTTCCTCGACCACGCCCGGGCGACCGGCAAACCGCTGGTGATGTTCGCCCAGAGCGGCAGCGCGGTGCTCCCGCAGTTCCTCGGCCGGGGCGTGAGCGCGGTGTGCGCCGAGCCGTACCCCTTCTTCTGGCTGGACGGCGGCCCCGGCGTCGTCCACCGCTACGGCGGGCCGGTCCGTGTCCGGCCGTCCGGTGGCGGGCGGTGA
- a CDS encoding PLP-dependent cysteine synthase family protein, with translation MSAPAATADLTHPANPDLLPLLGRTPMARIRTALPFPQPGFWAKLEYLGAGGMKARPAVAMLRGARARGELRPGATVVESTSGTLGIGLAFAGQALGHPVVLVGDAELEPSMRQLLRSYGAALEIVERPARHGGWQAARLARVRRVLRRHPHAYWPDQYNNPDNAAGYHTMAQEIIGRMDHLDTLVCSVGTGGHSAGLIGPLRGRWPGLRVIGVDAVGSATFGQPARARLMRGLGSSIHPRNVAHQAFDEVHWVGPAEAADACRRLAAHSFVSGGWSTGAVALVAAWAARTDTGAAVATVFPDGPHRYLGTIYDDAYCRTHRLGPEHAAVRPVEIPHPGAVEVAGWARCRTVTDPLGGRR, from the coding sequence GTGAGCGCCCCGGCGGCCACCGCCGACCTGACGCACCCGGCCAACCCGGACCTGCTGCCCCTGCTCGGACGCACGCCGATGGCCCGGATCCGCACCGCGCTGCCGTTCCCGCAGCCGGGCTTCTGGGCGAAACTGGAGTACCTCGGCGCCGGCGGGATGAAGGCGCGCCCGGCCGTGGCCATGCTGCGCGGGGCCCGTGCGCGCGGCGAACTGCGGCCGGGGGCAACGGTCGTGGAGTCCACCTCGGGCACCCTCGGGATCGGCCTCGCCTTCGCCGGGCAGGCCCTCGGGCACCCGGTGGTCCTGGTCGGTGACGCCGAACTCGAACCCTCGATGCGGCAGTTGCTGCGCTCCTACGGCGCCGCGCTGGAGATCGTGGAACGGCCCGCCCGGCACGGCGGCTGGCAGGCGGCGCGGCTGGCCCGGGTCCGCCGGGTGCTCCGGCGGCACCCGCACGCCTACTGGCCGGACCAGTACAACAACCCTGACAACGCCGCGGGTTACCACACCATGGCGCAGGAGATCATCGGCCGGATGGACCACCTGGACACCCTGGTCTGCAGCGTCGGAACCGGCGGGCACAGCGCCGGGCTGATCGGACCGCTGCGCGGACGCTGGCCCGGCCTGCGGGTGATCGGCGTCGACGCGGTCGGCTCGGCCACCTTCGGCCAGCCGGCCAGGGCCCGCCTGATGCGCGGGCTGGGCAGCAGCATCCACCCCCGCAACGTCGCCCACCAGGCCTTCGACGAGGTGCACTGGGTCGGCCCGGCCGAGGCGGCGGACGCCTGTCGCCGGCTCGCCGCGCACTCCTTCGTCAGCGGCGGCTGGAGCACCGGAGCGGTGGCCCTGGTCGCCGCCTGGGCGGCGCGCACCGACACGGGAGCCGCCGTGGCCACGGTCTTCCCCGACGGGCCGCACCGCTACCTGGGAACCATCTACGACGACGCCTACTGCCGCACCCACCGCCTGGGCCCCGAGCACGCGGCCGTCCGGCCGGTGGAGATCCCGCACCCCGGCGCGGTGGAGGTGGCCGGCTGGGCCCGCTGCCGTACGGTCACCGACCCCCTCGGAGGCCGGCGATGA
- a CDS encoding enolase C-terminal domain-like protein, with protein sequence MRMETRTVRLRLAEPLRISRSVTAARDAVVVTLRQDGLSGSGEVVSSHYLGLPTALIVRQFRSVRARIEAMTGPEAAVEQLGNGTALLDTLAPGVAAALEAALLDLAGRRAGQPAHRLLGTAAAPAAATARTIGITAPARAAALATRLAAAGFTVLKVKAGSADPAEDLARVEAVRAAAPQARLLLDPNGAWTAARAGELLPRFAALGVSAVEQPIAPGDHRALAALAADSPLPVIADEDAAGHRDAVRLAGRVHGVNVKLAKCGGVFAALRICEALRGSGTRVMLGCLTASSLGIAPAVHLVDRAHWVDLDGHLLLAHDPWQGIGGADGTVRAAGRAGLGVRPRAQARA encoded by the coding sequence ATGAGGATGGAGACCCGGACCGTGCGGCTGCGGCTGGCCGAGCCGCTACGGATCTCCCGGTCGGTGACGGCCGCGCGGGACGCCGTCGTGGTCACCCTCCGGCAGGACGGGCTGAGCGGCTCGGGCGAGGTGGTCAGCAGCCACTACCTGGGCCTGCCGACCGCGCTGATCGTTCGCCAGTTCCGTTCGGTGCGGGCGAGGATCGAGGCGATGACCGGGCCCGAGGCCGCCGTCGAGCAGTTGGGGAACGGCACCGCGCTCCTCGACACGCTCGCCCCGGGGGTGGCCGCCGCACTGGAGGCCGCACTGCTGGACCTCGCCGGCCGGCGGGCCGGGCAGCCGGCCCACCGGCTGCTCGGCACGGCCGCCGCCCCGGCCGCCGCCACCGCGCGGACCATCGGCATCACGGCCCCGGCCCGGGCCGCCGCGCTGGCCACCCGGCTGGCCGCCGCCGGGTTCACCGTGCTCAAGGTCAAGGCGGGCAGCGCCGACCCGGCCGAGGATCTCGCCCGGGTCGAGGCCGTCCGGGCCGCGGCCCCGCAGGCCCGGCTGCTGCTCGACCCGAACGGCGCCTGGACCGCCGCCCGGGCCGGGGAGTTGCTCCCGCGGTTCGCCGCCCTGGGGGTCTCGGCCGTCGAGCAGCCGATCGCCCCCGGCGATCACCGGGCGCTGGCCGCCCTGGCCGCGGACTCCCCGCTCCCGGTGATCGCGGACGAGGACGCCGCCGGTCACCGGGACGCCGTCCGGCTGGCCGGCCGGGTGCACGGCGTCAACGTCAAACTCGCCAAGTGCGGCGGGGTGTTCGCCGCCCTGCGGATCTGCGAGGCGCTGCGCGGCAGCGGCACCCGGGTCATGCTCGGCTGCCTGACCGCCAGCTCGCTGGGCATCGCACCCGCCGTCCATCTCGTGGACCGGGCCCACTGGGTCGACCTGGACGGGCACCTGCTGCTCGCCCACGACCCCTGGCAGGGCATCGGCGGCGCCGACGGGACGGTCCGGGCCGCCGGCCGCGCCGGGTTGGGCGTGCGGCCGAGGGCGCAGGCCCGCGCGTGA
- a CDS encoding Mut7-C RNAse domain-containing protein has product MEKPEIWLSFAPELHLFVAAVRRAGRSAVRTDGVSTLGHVVESLGVPLTEAGALLVGGRPVPVSHVPGDGDEVTVLAVPRPQPLPGPPRFLLDVHLGTLARRLRLLGVDAAYESVDIGDAALATRSAAEQRVMLSRDRGLLHRRELWAGAYVYSHRPPEQLRDVLSRFAPPLAPWTRCTACNGTLREAAKESVHEQLQDGTERAYDAFAQCTDCGQVYWRGAHHASLNAIVEESLREFGSPGPAEVLP; this is encoded by the coding sequence GTGGAGAAACCGGAGATCTGGCTGAGCTTTGCCCCTGAACTGCACCTCTTCGTCGCCGCGGTACGGCGGGCCGGACGGTCGGCGGTGCGGACCGACGGCGTCTCCACGCTCGGGCACGTGGTCGAGTCGCTGGGGGTCCCGCTCACCGAGGCGGGCGCGCTCCTGGTCGGCGGGCGCCCGGTACCCGTCTCGCACGTCCCCGGGGACGGCGACGAGGTGACCGTCCTGGCCGTCCCCCGGCCGCAACCGCTCCCCGGCCCGCCCCGCTTCCTGCTCGACGTCCATCTGGGCACCCTGGCCCGGCGGCTGCGGCTGCTGGGCGTCGACGCCGCCTACGAGAGCGTCGACATCGGCGACGCGGCCCTGGCCACCCGCTCGGCCGCCGAGCAGCGGGTGATGCTCTCCCGCGACCGCGGGCTGCTCCACCGGCGCGAACTCTGGGCCGGCGCGTACGTCTACAGCCACCGCCCGCCCGAGCAGCTGCGGGACGTCCTCTCCCGCTTCGCCCCGCCGCTCGCCCCCTGGACCAGGTGCACGGCCTGCAACGGAACGCTCCGCGAGGCCGCCAAGGAGTCGGTGCACGAGCAGTTGCAGGACGGCACCGAGCGTGCGTACGACGCGTTCGCGCAGTGCACGGACTGCGGGCAGGTCTACTGGCGCGGCGCCCACCACGCCAGCCTGAACGCGATCGTGGAGGAGTCGCTGCGCGAGTTCGGCAGCCCCGGCCCGGCCGAGGTGCTCCCCTAG
- a CDS encoding helix-turn-helix transcriptional regulator, with translation MAPRPAADASLDVGRRALAVLARDAAGPVSISAVARELSVSRDRPATQVRRLTGSTPTDHLTRLRLNRAKGLLAFTDRSVADVARAVGYPHPAYFTRAFTRRIGVPPSTFRQQQGT, from the coding sequence GTGGCACCGCGACCCGCGGCAGACGCGTCGCTGGACGTCGGACGACGGGCGCTGGCCGTCCTCGCGCGTGACGCGGCCGGCCCGGTGAGCATCAGCGCGGTCGCCCGGGAGCTGTCGGTATCCCGCGACAGGCCGGCCACCCAGGTCCGTCGCCTCACCGGTTCGACGCCCACCGACCACCTCACCCGGCTGCGCCTGAACCGGGCCAAGGGGCTCCTCGCGTTCACCGACCGCTCGGTCGCCGACGTGGCCCGCGCGGTCGGCTACCCGCACCCCGCGTACTTCACCAGGGCCTTCACCCGCCGGATCGGAGTCCCCCCGAGCACCTTCCGGCAGCAGCAGGGGACATGA
- a CDS encoding AraC family ligand binding domain-containing protein, which yields MVTEGAGSHARRGTPGRHGVSAGSFRWLPPGVPHTYGPTPGTWSEYRVLFEGPATGRYEDLGHLAAGPALVEPADPAGTRAALDTLLERHAAGTRPTTRVVELPRRRGGHPAGTDRRGRHPARGTATRGRRVAGRRTTGAGRPRA from the coding sequence CTGGTCACCGAGGGCGCCGGCTCGCACGCCCGGCGGGGGACACCCGGTCGCCACGGGGTGTCGGCGGGATCGTTCCGCTGGCTGCCGCCGGGGGTGCCGCACACCTACGGCCCTACGCCGGGCACCTGGTCGGAGTACCGGGTGCTGTTCGAAGGGCCCGCCACCGGCCGCTACGAGGACCTCGGTCACCTGGCCGCCGGCCCGGCCCTCGTCGAGCCGGCCGACCCCGCCGGCACCCGCGCGGCCCTCGACACGCTGCTGGAACGACACGCTGCTGGAACTCGGCCCACGACCCGAGTCGTCGAGCTCCCACGTCGCCGCGGCGGCCACCCTGCAGGTACTGATCGCCGCGGTCGGCACCCCGCTCGTGGCACCGCGACCCGCGGCAGACGCGTCGCTGGACGTCGGACGACGGGCGCTGGCCGTCCTCGCGCGTGA